AGGCCTACTTTGATCGTTTGGGGCTGGTGTCGCTGCTCGATACGGTGCGACGACTCCAGTGTGTCTCATGAACCGCCGGATGCGGAACCGCACGTCCGGTGGTGTGAGAGGACGGCGGGGGTGACCCCGCCTCCTACTCGATCGCAGGCCCGCATTTCCGGCAATGCATTTTGAATGCAACGGTCAAGCATTTGTCAAACGCTGTCGATACCATAACGCGACCGATATCAAGCCTGGTCGTGTGGTGCCCGGCCCGGGGGGTTTCAACGAATATGGACATATTGTTTCTCACTACAGCTCCCCAGCATCAGGCGGTCAATCCCGAGGTGGAACTGGATCGTGAGCGCTTGCGGCGGTGGTTGGATAAAGTGATTGCCGATGAGGTCGGCCCGGCGGTGCGGACGCTGACGAGCACCTTGGGCTCGTTCAACGAAATGCAGGTGGACGATAAAACAAGAGTGTCCCTGCTGGAACTGTACCGCGAAGTCATCTATGAGACCTTTCTGATACACGAAGACCTGTGCCTGGATCACGTCAGCCCTTCCGCAGCCCAGCAGGAAAGGCTGTACGAAGACGTGCTGTGGCTATATATGGGTCTGGCCACGGGTTATAAAATAGTGGTCAAGAACGCCTATGACGCCGGCGTCAGGCCCCGCTGGAAACAGTATTTGATGACGGCGGTGTTTCGCGCCATGGAACTTTTGAGCCGGGCCGTGATTCACGCCTACCGCTCGGGCAGAAACCCTCCGCCCCTGTCTTTCCTTGAGATTCACCAGCTCTATCTCTACGCGGAAACGTGTGACGTTTTGACTGTGGCAGTCAAGGCGGTCAGACGCGAATCCGGCATGCCCACGGTAGATCGCCTGTACAAGCAGATTATGCTGCTCAGCATTATGGCGGCCACCGGCTTCGAGCGTGCGGATGTGATGGCGGTGTATACCTATCTGGAGCCCTTTGCCGCTTGTTGCCGTATCTTTCCCGATGCCCGTTATGATGTGGGGACGGCGGTCTACGCGGTGGATCTGGCGCGCGATGAGGGTCCTGTGCATCAGCGGGACGCCGGTTTGCCGGTGACCTCCTCTACCCGCTCGATTCAAGCCGAACCTGTGGTGACCGCTATCGGCAAGTGGATAAAGAAACTGGAAAAGGATGCAAGTCAGGCTTTTGTGGTGGCGCAGGAGCGGCGGCTGCTCAAAGGCATGATGAGCCGCCTGCAATACTGTCATGCCTGAACCTGATTTCTGTCTCGATTTCAACCCCGCCAGCCGCGGCGTGCGCGTTCTCGGCAGCCTGGGGGCCGCCGGAATCGCCGAGCGCGATATCGTTCTTGCTCTGAATGCCTTTGAAAAAGAGCTGGAGCACGGCGGCGAATTCACCGGCCGGCCCACCACTCACGTGTTGGCGAACGATGAGCATGTGGTGAAGCTCAGGCTGGAATACCGCCTGGACGCGCTGGCGGCCAGGCGCTGGATCGAACAGGCCTTGGCGCGGGAGCGGACGCTGGGGGTCCACCACCCCGCCAAGACCTGGTTCCTGCTGGAAGACCCGGGCGGTGCGCCGCCCCTTATCGCCAATATCACCCCCCGCCTTCAGGCTTTGAATGATGGCGCGCTGTTTGAGGGGGAAGCCGGCCTGTCACGTCTGCTGGATTATTTTATCCGGATATTGTCGCAATACCTGGACGCGGCGGTGCAGCACGACCTGTGTCTGGACCTGGGACTGTCCAACTTCGGTGTGGATCGGCAAGGCGAAATTTATTATCTGGATGACGATCTTTATGCCTGGGACCAGTTCAACGCCCTGACGAACTATCTGGCCATCTTTGTTCGCGCACAGTCGGCGCTGACCGTTGCCGCGGCCCGGGAAATCGGGCGTTTTTTGAGGGAAAAAATCGACAGTTCATTCCGCGATTCCCACTGGTCGGCAGCGGTTGCCGAGCAGCTGCGCGGCGCTTTCGTGCCGGAGACCCGGCGGGCGGTGCTGGCGGCCCTGGTCGAAGCCTTGTATACCCAAAGAGCCGTCGCCTACCGCGGGGGCGGCAGGGGGCGGCTGCTCGCCTTGCTGGCCGACGTACACGCCAACGCGCCGGCCCTGGAGACGGTGCTGACCTATCTCGATCAGCGCGACGTGGGCCACGGGATTCTGCTCGGTGACGTGGTGGGCTATGGCCCCCACCCGGCGCAATGCATTGATCTGCTCAAGGACCTGGAGTGGATGGATGTGGTGTGCGGCAATCACGATTACGCCGTGGTACAGGGCGGGGCCAGTTCCGGCATGAGCGCTCTGGCGGCCTGGGGCATAGACTGGACCGTGGGGCAGCTGGATGCCGAACGCAAAGCCTGGCTGGCCGGATTGCCTCTGTATTTAAATGATGAGCAGTGGCTGGCCGTTCATGGTGCTCCCCGGGACAAAACCTTTTTCAACGCCTATGTCTACCACATGACCTATCGCGACAATCTGGACGAACTGGCCGCGCGGGACATACGTTTTTGTTTTCACGGCCATACCCATATGCCTAAAGTCTATCTGCGGCGCGACGGCGTGGATGAAGAAAGCGATGACGCCCGTCAGTCGATGACGGACTACCACCACGCTTTGGTGTGTCCCGGCTCCGTTGGCCAGGCGAGAAACGGCACGGTGGCGGCCCAGTTCGCCCTGCTGGACACGGAGACCTGGGAGATTGAGTTTCACACTCTGGGCTATGCTGCCGACAGCGTCGTGGCGGATATGCGCAGCCTGCACTTTCCCGCGCAGTTGATAGAGCGTACAGAGCAGGGCCGGTAGTGCGCCGGCCCCGGAGTGCGCCACCGTCAGCCGGCGTTTGTTTCGCATGATGCCGGTTGCGATGGCACGTTTTTCAAGCGGGTGGGCCCCGCTTGAAAAACGGTTTGCTTCTTTGTGGGTGGTGCTTGTGGGTGTTTGTTCAGGGACAGTGCGGGGCGATTTCCGGAAGTCTGGAGCGCACTGCCGACCAGCCCATGCCCAGGTTGGCGCGACGGGAAGTCACCAGAATGGCCAGGGCGTTGGGTTTGCCGGGTACGGTGACCATGAAGTGATAGGTTTTCTCCGTGGTCATCTGCACCTCCTGCATCATGGGCGAGTGTTCTTCACCGCGCATCTGGGCCAGCAGTTTCTCAACGTTGGTCACACCTTTGCCGCGGAACATTTCCACAGCGGCGGCGGCGACGGCGTCGAGATAGGTCTGGGTGAAGTAGGGAATATTGTGGGCCGCCGCCAACAGCAGTCCCGTGTTGAGATCAACAATCGCCGCGCCCAGGGCTTCGTCGACTTCGCTGACGATGCCTTTGCAGATGTCATTCAAATTGGCCATGCCAGTTCCTCCGAGGGTTGTGATAACTCCGTTACAAAGTGCGCCGAAAAATTTCGCCTTCGGCGCAGAGGCGATCCGTTCCTCTACAAGCGCAGGGAGGCGATGGCCTCGGCGGCGCGCTTGGCGTGCGCCAGGGACATGCCCAATGTCGCAGAGTGAGTGGTGAACACGGTGAGCAGCAAGTTGGCGCCGGCGTGCATGACCAGCACCCGGCCTTTGTCGCCGTCGATGACCACGTTCCGGCTGCTGCCTTTGTGGGTTTCGTCACACAGATTGTCGCTTAGGGCCAGCAGCGCGCTGCTCATGGCGGCGAAGCGGTGCTGGTCGAAGCCCGGTTGCAGGCGTTCTGCCCAGGCGATACCGTCGCTGCTGCTGACCATGCAGCCCGTGGTGCCGCTGGCAGCCGCCACCAACTCATTGAGTATTTCGGTCAGTCGCTGGCGGATATTGCCGGAGACGTCCTCGGCATGAGAGACGCTCTCGCCGCTCAGCCGTTCGATAATGTCTGATACCAGTTGCATGGCTCCCCCTACATAAGCATGGACAGCAGGGCATGAATCAGCAGTTTCACGTCCTGCTCACTGCGGGCGTCGATTTCAAACACCGGCACGATCTGGCCGCGCTCGAATAGCCGGGTTTGGTAGTCCTCGATGGTGGCCTGGTCGCCGATGCCGTTGCGTGTGATGCCGATGACGACGGCGGTCTCCTTGATGAATTCGCTGAAGGCGTCCAGGTAGAATTCCATTTGCGCCACCGGATCGGCGTGGTCATTGTTGATGAGCACTACCAGGCCGATGCCGTTTTTGACCAGAATCTTCCACATGAAGTCAAAGCGGTCCTGTCCCGGCGTGCCGTAGAGATGAACCCGCTTGCCGTCCTCCAGCTGGATAAAGCTGTAGTCCATGGCCACGGTGGTGTTCTTTTTCATTTTTTTGGTGTCGTCGGTGGCCATGACGTCGGTGGATACCGGCGGCTCTTCGCTGATGGCGCCGATGGCCGTGGTCTTGCCGGCGCCCACCGGACCGGTGAAAATGATTTTGTCGTTTTCCAGTAGCATGGCGGTGTCTTACTTGATACCCAGGCGCAGCATGAGTCTTGAAAGCAGATTGCGCCGTTGCTGGTCTTGTTTCCTGATTACCTCTTCCTCCTCGGCCACGACGGCGTGCATGTCGAGCAGATTCACCGCATAGGCGGCATTGACGAAGTCGATAATCACTTCGACGGGAACCTGGGTGATTTTTTGCAGCTCGTCGATGGAGACCGCCCGCCGCGCCAGGATGGCGGCCAGCTCCAGATGCTGCAGCACGAAATCATTGCGGGTGAAATTGGGCCAGGCTTTGAGCTTGAAGGCCTTGTGGCGGTCGATTTCGCCCAGCAGCTCGCCCTTGGAACAGGCCAGGGCCGTGGACCAGAGAAAACCGGACAGGGAAGAAATGGGCGTGCCGTCGGCCGGCCCGGGGAAGGCGTCGTTGGAAATATGCTCCACACTGATGTCGCTGAGCCGGGTCCGTGATATGGCCTTTTGCTGATCGCGGTCTGCCGCCGTGGCCATGGCGCTGGTGCTGCCGTTGATGAACACCGGGGGATGGGGGTCGGCGATGATTTTCAGCGATTCTTTGTTGCGTTTGGCCCACAGCAGCAGATGCAACAAATTCTTTGCGCTCGCGTGAGCCGGGGCCGTGGTGCGGGTATCGACGCTGCGGGGTTCCTCTCCGGTGGCGCCGGGTCGGGCGCTCATCTGGGTCTGCATGCGTTCGCACACCTTCATCAACAGGGGGGTGAGGGTGTCTTCGCGCAGCGGTTTGGGTACGGAGACCAGGTTTTTGCCGAAGGTGGGTTCCTGGCTGAGCAGAAGCTTCACCTGGCCGGGTCTGAGGAGGGGCAGTGTATTCTTTCCCTCTTCGCTGTCGGTATCCACCACGGCCAAGTGGCCGCGGGGGTTGCTGCCGGGCAGGACATGACAATGAATGCCGTGATCGCGCAGGCGCTCCACCACCGACGACAGCAGGCCCACGTCGTAGTCGTGCAGGCCCACCGGAGAAATCAGAATTGGTTTTGTTGCTGCCATCTTCCGTACACAGCGTCCCTGTTAAGTCCATACTCAAACCGCGCTTTCGCTACACCCTTATCGACCGGCGGCGGCCGGACTGAAGGGGGGAGCGCAGCGTTCGTGATATGCTCCCCCGGGGAGCGGGCTTGTGCCCCGTTCAGTTTGCGACCGCGACAAGGAATGCCAATGATCCAGGCACCCGTCCAGACACTACCCGGCGGTGTGTTCACCATTGACACCGGTTATCAGCGGCCCGGTTTCGCCGCCAGTCATCTGATCGTGTCAGGGGGGCGGGGGGCACTGGTGGACGTGGGGACGCATCATTCCGTGCCCCGTTTGCTGGCAGCCCTGGAGGTTTGCGGGCTGGGTCGCGAGGAGGTGGACTATGTGTTGCTGACCCACGTGCATCTGGATCACGCCGGCGGGGCGGGGGCCTTGCTGCGGCAATTGCCCCGGGCGCGGCTGGTGGTTCATCCCCGGGGGGCACCTCATATGATCGACCCGGCCAGACTGACCGCGAGCGCCACCGCGGTGTACGGGGAGGCGCGCTTTCGGGAGGAGTACGGTACCTTGGTACCCGTCCCGGCGGCGCGGGTGAGGGCGGTGGAGGATGGCAGCACCTTGCGCCTGGGGGAGCGCGAGTTGCTGTTTCTGGACACGCCCGGCCATGCCCGTCATCATGTCTGCATCTATGATGCGCACAGCCGGGGGGTATTCAGCGGCGACACCTTCGGCTTGTCTTATCGCGATTTTGACAGCGAGCGCGGCGCCTTCATTTTTCCCAGCACCAGCCCCGTGCAGTTCGACCACGCGGCCATGCACGCCTCCATTGACCGGCTTGTGGCCTTGCACCCCCGGTGCTTTTATCTGACCCACTACGGCCGGGTGGACAACTCGCCAGGTCTTGCGGCCGGGTTGCGCCGCCGCCTCGACCACAGTATCGTGCTCGCCCGCCGCGCCGCCCGGGCCGGCACCGCGCAGGAGGCCCAGGCGGCCCTGGTGGCTGCGTTGGGCGACTATCTGATGGACGAGATTTCAGGGCACGGATGTGGCCTGTCGCGGGAGCAGATCTGGGCGCGCATCGCGTTGGATGTGACGCTCAATGCGCAGGGCCTGCTGGCTTATCTGGAGCGGGAAGCGAGAGCTTAGCCCGCACATGTGCGTTTAGAGTCGGTCCCAGCTGGATTTGCGGCGGAAACGCAATCTGGGAATGATCAGGCCCAGCAGGATGCCGGCGATGATGACGCCCGCCCCGCGCACGAACCAGTCGCGGGCGCTGCGGTCACTGAGGGTGGCGTTTTCCTGCTGCAGGGCCTGCAGCTCGGTCTGCAGGTTCACCAGTTGTTCCTGCAGTTTCTTGTTTTCCGCATCAATGGCCAGGGCGCTGGCGGCGGTTTTGCGGATGCGGGTGAGTTCCTGATCCAGGCGGCGGTTTTGTTCGGTCAAGTCCTGCTGGCTTTTGTCCGCGCTTTGTTTTTCCTGCCCCAGCCGGGCGAGTTTTTCCTTGAGCTGTTTGTTTTCGATTTCGACGGCGGCCAGCCGCTGCTGGGCCTTGTCCAGCCGGTCGCGGGCGCTGGGGTGGTCCATCAGAAAACGCGACAACACCCAGCCTTCCCTGCCCTCCGGGGTGCGGACGTGGGTGTAGCCGCTTTCGGGGTCTTCCCCCAACACTGCCAGCGCCGTGCCGCTTTTCAGCATGCGCAAAATCTGGTGCTTGGTGCTTTGTCCCGTGCGCAGGGTGATTTCCAGCTGGTCGCTGACGTAGCGCGTTTCCGCGACGGCCCCGGTGGCCGTGATCAGGGCCAGGAAAAAAGCACTGTACTTGTACATGGCGGTATGCTCATCCCATCAAATGGAGGTGACGCGACATTGTGGCGGATTTCAAGCGTTCCTGGGGGCGGATTTCTGCTCCCAGGCCAGGGCGGTGCGGACGATGAAGTCCAAGTCGTCATGCCGGGGCGCCCAGCCCAGCAGTTCCCGGATGCGTTCGGCGCCGGCGATCAGGGCCGGGGGGTCGCCGGGACGGCGGTCCACCTCGCGGATATTGAGGCGGGCGCCGCTGACCCGCTGCACGGCATCCAGGACTTCCCGCACGCTGTAGCCGTGGCCGTAACCGCAGTTGACGGTGAAAGAATCGCCCCCCGCCACCAGTTTGTCCAGGGCCAGCAAATGGGCGCGGGCCAAGTCTTCCACATGAATATAGTCGCGGATGCAGGTGCCGTCCGGTGTGGGGTAGTCGGTGCCGAACAGGTCGAGACGGTCGCGCTTGCCCACCACCGCCTCACAGGCCACTTTGATCAAATGTGTGGCGCGGGGGGTGGATTGGCCGATGCGGCACTGCGGATCCGCCCCGGCGACGTTGAAATAACGCAAAATGCCGTAACGCAGATCGCTGGCAGCCGCCAGATCCCGCAACATCCACTCGCTCATGAGCTTCGAGGTGCCGTAGGGATTGATAGGTTGCAGGGGGCTGTCTTCCCGGGCCACCATGTCCGCCGGCTCGCCGTAGACCGCGGCGGTGGACGAAAAGATGACGTGTTTGACCCCCGCCTCCTGGCAGGCCGCGAGCAGATTGCGGGTGTGGCAGGTGTTGTTGCCGTAATACTTCAAAGGATCACTCACCGACTCCGGTACCACCGTGTGGGCGGCGAAGTGCAGCACCGATTCCACCCGGTTCTCCTGGAGCAGGCGGGTGACCAGCTCGCGGTCGCCGGTGTCGCCTTCCACCAGATCGCCGTGGAGCACGGCATTCCGAAAGCCCGTGCACAGATTGTCCAGTATCAATAAACGGTGACCGGCGTCGCCCAACTGGCGTACCACGTGGCTGCCGATATAGCCGGCACCGCCGGTGACGAGGAGGGTTTGACTCATTGTTGGATGATCCATTCCGCAAATGGCGCGGGGTCAGAGGATACCATTTTATCCGGTGCCGGCGGGTTTTAGCGCCGGACTTTTTGTCTGGCGCATCTCCGGGCGGTGCTGTAGAATGCCGCGCGGCCGGAATTTAATAACGATAACGGAATAATCCCGGTTTCACTTCCGCAACATCCACCAGCCAAAATACACCCGAACCATGAACGACCTCATTGCCCCTTGTGGTGGCACGTTGATCAAGCTGCTGGCCGGTGCCGGCCAGGCCGCCAGGCTGAAAGAGGAGGCCCGGTCGCTGCCGGCGTGGACCTTGTCCCTGGACCAGCAGATGGAGCTGGAGGCCCTGCTGACCGGCGCCTTTTCGCCTCTGCGGGGCTATATGGGCGCCGCCGATTACGAGGGGGTTTTGGCCCGCATGCGGCTGGCCGACGGGACGTTTTGGCCGGTTCCCCTGTGTCTCGATATCGATGAGAACACCGCCGGCTCCCTGGGCCCCGGCAGCGCCCTGGCGCTGCGCGATCTGGAGGGGGTGCTGGTGGCCGTGCTGCGGGTGGCGGAGCTGTGGCGGCCCGATCCGGCGTTGGAGCGCGGTGCTTTGGGCAATGGGAGCCCCGACCGTCATCCTGTTTACGTGGGCGGTGCAGTGGAGGGGGTGGAGCTGCCGCCGCGCTACAGTTTTAACGCCTTGCGTCGCGGTCCGGCCGAACTGAGGGCCGAGTTCCGGCGACGCGGCTGGACCCGGGTGGCCGCCTGGCACAGCCGTACCCCCCTACACGCAGCCCAACGTCAGCTGGCCTTGAGTGTGGCGCGCGAAAACAACGCCGAGTTGCTGGTGCATCCCCAGGTGGTGGAAGGGAACGATGAGTATTACCGGGTGCGCTGCTATCGGGCGGCCATGGCACATTTTCCTGAGCATTCCACCCTGTTGAGCCTGCTGTTCCTGCCGCTCCGGGCGGCGGGTATGCGCGACCTGGTGTGGCAGGGCATCGTGCGGCAGAATTTCGGCTGCGCCGTTGTGGGGATGGAGGACGACGGGACAGTGAGCGGCGACGAATTGCGCAGGCTGGCGGAGGCGGCGGGTCTGAGCATTCGCTTTGAGTTGCGTCCGCCCCTGGTCTATGTGGAATCCCGGGCCGAATTCATGCGCCCCGAGGCCGTGCCGGAAGGAGAGTCGGGCCAGTACCTGGACGAGCAGGAGCTGCGCCGCCGTCTGGCGGCGGGCCTGGCGGTGCCGCAGTGGTTTTCCTATCCGGAAGTGCTGGCCGAGCTGGCGGAGCGCTATCCGCCGCCATCCCGGCAGGGTTTTACCCTGTTTTTCACCGGCCTGTCCGGCGCCGGCAAGTCCACCATCGCCAAGGCCGTGGAGGCCAAGCTGCTGGAACAGGGCGGGCGGCCGGTGAGCCTGTTGGACGGCGATGTGGTGCGCACGCATCTTTCCAGCGAGCTGGGCTTCTCCAAAGAACACCGCAATCTCAATATCCAGCGCATTGGCTATGTGGCCAGTGAAATCACCAAAAACGGCGGCGCCGCCATCTGTGCCCCCATCGCCCCTTACGCTGAAATGCGTCGCGCCGTGCGGCGGATGATCAGCCGCTACGGCGGTTTCATCGAGGTTCACGTGGCGACTCCCTTGGACGTTTGCGAGGGGCGTGACCGCAAAGGCCTGTACGCCCTGGCCCGGGCCGGAAAAATAAAAGAGTTCACTGGGATTAGCGACCCCTACGAGGAGCCGGAAAATCCTGAACTGCGTATCGACACCAGCCGGCTCAGCGTGGAAGAGGCCGCCCAGTCTGTGCTGCTTTATCTGGAACAGCAGGGCTATATCGCGTAGCCCGACAGGACGGCGGCAGGGATTGACAGCGGCGGGGCGTTAATAGAAAATGCGCCTCTTAAATTTTTGGGAGGGGTTCCCGAGCGGTCAAAGGGATCAGACTGTAAATCTGACGGCTCAGCCTTCGGAGGTTCGAATCCTCCCCCCTCCACCAAGCAACGAGTCCGGCTGCCGGTCTCATGCAAGTGGCGGGAACCGGGCGGGTTGCAGGGTGACTCGATCAACAGGCTTGGGTGGCCCCTGCCGGGCGACTGGCGGTT
This region of Gammaproteobacteria bacterium genomic DNA includes:
- a CDS encoding GTP-binding protein, whose product is MENDKIIFTGPVGAGKTTAIGAISEEPPVSTDVMATDDTKKMKKNTTVAMDYSFIQLEDGKRVHLYGTPGQDRFDFMWKILVKNGIGLVVLINNDHADPVAQMEFYLDAFSEFIKETAVVIGITRNGIGDQATIEDYQTRLFERGQIVPVFEIDARSEQDVKLLIHALLSMLM
- the galE gene encoding UDP-glucose 4-epimerase GalE, yielding MSQTLLVTGGAGYIGSHVVRQLGDAGHRLLILDNLCTGFRNAVLHGDLVEGDTGDRELVTRLLQENRVESVLHFAAHTVVPESVSDPLKYYGNNTCHTRNLLAACQEAGVKHVIFSSTAAVYGEPADMVAREDSPLQPINPYGTSKLMSEWMLRDLAAASDLRYGILRYFNVAGADPQCRIGQSTPRATHLIKVACEAVVGKRDRLDLFGTDYPTPDGTCIRDYIHVEDLARAHLLALDKLVAGGDSFTVNCGYGHGYSVREVLDAVQRVSGARLNIREVDRRPGDPPALIAGAERIRELLGWAPRHDDLDFIVRTALAWEQKSAPRNA
- a CDS encoding TIGR04211 family SH3 domain-containing protein; protein product: MYKYSAFFLALITATGAVAETRYVSDQLEITLRTGQSTKHQILRMLKSGTALAVLGEDPESGYTHVRTPEGREGWVLSRFLMDHPSARDRLDKAQQRLAAVEIENKQLKEKLARLGQEKQSADKSQQDLTEQNRRLDQELTRIRKTAASALAIDAENKKLQEQLVNLQTELQALQQENATLSDRSARDWFVRGAGVIIAGILLGLIIPRLRFRRKSSWDRL
- a CDS encoding metallophosphoesterase: MPEPDFCLDFNPASRGVRVLGSLGAAGIAERDIVLALNAFEKELEHGGEFTGRPTTHVLANDEHVVKLRLEYRLDALAARRWIEQALARERTLGVHHPAKTWFLLEDPGGAPPLIANITPRLQALNDGALFEGEAGLSRLLDYFIRILSQYLDAAVQHDLCLDLGLSNFGVDRQGEIYYLDDDLYAWDQFNALTNYLAIFVRAQSALTVAAAREIGRFLREKIDSSFRDSHWSAAVAEQLRGAFVPETRRAVLAALVEALYTQRAVAYRGGGRGRLLALLADVHANAPALETVLTYLDQRDVGHGILLGDVVGYGPHPAQCIDLLKDLEWMDVVCGNHDYAVVQGGASSGMSALAAWGIDWTVGQLDAERKAWLAGLPLYLNDEQWLAVHGAPRDKTFFNAYVYHMTYRDNLDELAARDIRFCFHGHTHMPKVYLRRDGVDEESDDARQSMTDYHHALVCPGSVGQARNGTVAAQFALLDTETWEIEFHTLGYAADSVVADMRSLHFPAQLIERTEQGR
- a CDS encoding MBL fold metallo-hydrolase, with protein sequence MIQAPVQTLPGGVFTIDTGYQRPGFAASHLIVSGGRGALVDVGTHHSVPRLLAALEVCGLGREEVDYVLLTHVHLDHAGGAGALLRQLPRARLVVHPRGAPHMIDPARLTASATAVYGEARFREEYGTLVPVPAARVRAVEDGSTLRLGERELLFLDTPGHARHHVCIYDAHSRGVFSGDTFGLSYRDFDSERGAFIFPSTSPVQFDHAAMHASIDRLVALHPRCFYLTHYGRVDNSPGLAAGLRRRLDHSIVLARRAARAGTAQEAQAALVAALGDYLMDEISGHGCGLSREQIWARIALDVTLNAQGLLAYLEREARA
- the cysC gene encoding adenylyl-sulfate kinase yields the protein MNDLIAPCGGTLIKLLAGAGQAARLKEEARSLPAWTLSLDQQMELEALLTGAFSPLRGYMGAADYEGVLARMRLADGTFWPVPLCLDIDENTAGSLGPGSALALRDLEGVLVAVLRVAELWRPDPALERGALGNGSPDRHPVYVGGAVEGVELPPRYSFNALRRGPAELRAEFRRRGWTRVAAWHSRTPLHAAQRQLALSVARENNAELLVHPQVVEGNDEYYRVRCYRAAMAHFPEHSTLLSLLFLPLRAAGMRDLVWQGIVRQNFGCAVVGMEDDGTVSGDELRRLAEAAGLSIRFELRPPLVYVESRAEFMRPEAVPEGESGQYLDEQELRRRLAAGLAVPQWFSYPEVLAELAERYPPPSRQGFTLFFTGLSGAGKSTIAKAVEAKLLEQGGRPVSLLDGDVVRTHLSSELGFSKEHRNLNIQRIGYVASEITKNGGAAICAPIAPYAEMRRAVRRMISRYGGFIEVHVATPLDVCEGRDRKGLYALARAGKIKEFTGISDPYEEPENPELRIDTSRLSVEEAAQSVLLYLEQQGYIA